A region of Bacillus cabrialesii DNA encodes the following proteins:
- the bsdD gene encoding phenolic acid decarboxylase subunit BsdD gives MHTCPRCDSKKGEVMSKSPVEGAWEVYQCQTCFFTWRSCEPESITNPAKYNPAFKIDPKETETAVKVPAVPERKA, from the coding sequence ATGCATACATGTCCTCGATGTGATTCAAAAAAGGGAGAAGTCATGAGCAAATCGCCTGTAGAAGGCGCATGGGAAGTTTATCAGTGCCAAACTTGCTTTTTCACATGGAGATCCTGTGAGCCGGAAAGCATTACTAATCCAGCGAAATACAATCCGGCGTTTAAAATCGATCCGAAGGAAACGGAAACAGCAGTTAAAGTTCCGGCTGTGCCGGAACGAAAGGCTTGA
- a CDS encoding pyridoxamine 5'-phosphate oxidase family protein, with the protein MISVNCLSDRLFELLDGKRLNEKQHEAFVLQTVSEDGWPHAAMISAGEIIALSRTDIRIALWKNTATSANILRTGKAQFTAWWRGAAHYVKLQCEPLPPLRGAEYERDRFACRIVSVKEDVAKYADLASGVHIQLHSPEEVLNRWDKTLEELKR; encoded by the coding sequence TTGATCAGCGTGAACTGTCTATCAGACCGTCTCTTTGAGCTGCTTGACGGGAAACGCCTGAATGAAAAGCAGCACGAGGCTTTCGTTCTGCAAACCGTATCGGAGGATGGCTGGCCGCATGCAGCGATGATCAGCGCGGGAGAAATCATCGCTCTGAGCCGAACGGATATCCGAATCGCACTATGGAAAAACACAGCGACTTCCGCCAACATCCTTCGCACAGGAAAAGCGCAGTTTACGGCATGGTGGAGGGGAGCCGCTCATTATGTGAAGCTGCAATGCGAACCCTTGCCGCCTTTGAGAGGTGCCGAATATGAAAGAGACCGTTTTGCCTGCCGCATCGTTTCAGTGAAGGAGGACGTTGCGAAATACGCTGATTTGGCCTCTGGCGTCCATATCCAGCTTCACAGCCCTGAAGAGGTGCTGAACAGATGGGACAAGACGCTGGAGGAATTGAAGCGATAA
- a CDS encoding alpha/beta fold hydrolase codes for MEIAGICHSDGFDLSYRIEGEGAPILVIGSSVYYPRLFSSDIKRKYQWIFIDHRGFAKPKRELRAEDLMLETVLGDIERMRTSLQLEDVVILGHSGHAFMALEYARAYPEHVRKVALFNTAPDNSEARQRKSEAFFMEKASIERKKRFEKAIAHLPQDIEKDPERRFVHMCIRAEAKSFYQERPRASALWDGVVTNMPIIDELWGHTFARLDLIERLADVQVPVYIGLGRYDYLVAPVELWDAVEGGYPHVEKVIFEKSGHQPMLEEPQVFDQSFSKWMDK; via the coding sequence ATGGAAATAGCGGGGATCTGTCACTCAGACGGTTTTGATTTATCCTATCGAATCGAGGGAGAGGGCGCGCCCATCCTTGTGATCGGGAGTTCAGTTTACTACCCGCGTCTTTTTTCCTCGGACATCAAACGGAAATATCAATGGATCTTTATCGATCATAGGGGATTTGCCAAGCCAAAGCGGGAACTGCGGGCAGAAGACCTAATGCTTGAGACCGTTTTAGGCGATATTGAAAGAATGAGAACGTCTCTTCAGCTTGAGGATGTCGTCATCTTAGGCCATTCCGGGCACGCTTTTATGGCTTTAGAATATGCCAGAGCATATCCTGAACATGTTCGGAAGGTTGCGCTTTTCAATACTGCGCCTGATAACAGTGAAGCAAGACAGCGAAAAAGCGAAGCGTTTTTCATGGAGAAAGCCAGCATTGAGAGAAAGAAACGCTTTGAAAAAGCCATCGCACATTTGCCGCAGGACATCGAAAAAGATCCTGAAAGACGCTTCGTGCATATGTGTATCCGAGCGGAAGCGAAAAGCTTTTATCAAGAACGGCCGCGCGCTTCTGCTTTATGGGACGGCGTAGTTACGAATATGCCGATCATTGATGAATTATGGGGGCATACATTTGCCCGGCTTGATCTTATTGAGCGATTAGCTGATGTTCAAGTGCCGGTGTACATCGGTTTAGGAAGATATGATTATCTGGTTGCTCCAGTTGAGCTGTGGGATGCTGTTGAGGGGGGATATCCCCATGTGGAGAAGGTTATTTTTGAGAAAAGCGGCCATCAGCCGATGCTCGAAGAACCGCAAGTCTTTGACCAAAGCTTCAGCAAATGGATGGACAAATAA